A genomic window from Synechococcus sp. UW179A includes:
- a CDS encoding Nif11-like leader peptide family natural product precursor, with product MSKAALHAFIDRAREDQTFRDQLADLGPQQIIDYAARNGFMFSDEIKGRFINRWAGVYFCPQAIEVGTLCPKLVPEGYKNLIHYAQSTCSSSELKEEERDFRSGHKY from the coding sequence ATGTCTAAGGCTGCGCTGCATGCTTTTATTGACAGAGCAAGAGAGGACCAGACATTCCGAGACCAATTAGCCGATCTCGGACCGCAACAAATCATTGATTATGCGGCTCGCAATGGGTTCATGTTCTCCGACGAGATTAAAGGCCGGTTCATCAATCGCTGGGCTGGTGTTTACTTCTGCCCTCAAGCCATTGAGGTTGGCACCCTTTGCCCCAAACTGGTTCCTGAAGGTTACAAGAATTTGATACATTATGCCCAATCAACCTGCAGCTCTTCAGAACTCAAAGAAGAAGAGCGTGATTTCAGATCGGGGCATAAATACTAA
- a CDS encoding YcjF family protein: MQLPVQLIRSLSLGDGTMTSGLIRPLLLSVGVIGTGQWLLADVLHVPGGGLGIAVAAAGLWWLSRPPQQPSFREPASLKGWIQRCEVVLKQFAELELALGLQGLRSPREIELRRIEGFDAPLTLGVVATEGSVVPATVQLQQALAGVSSLDLCLANPLPVTSSAWCWPDDLQELDVLLHVLPLPLRAADLLWLDQLPADRPVWLLLQSSVDRSADDHLEALRCQLPERWHPCLLPWSGEVMELRGVLQPVRQQLMRSERVRQATRQRLLSNLHQRWQADLEALRRERFRLLLQRSQWIVAGVVIASPVPSVDLLAVAVGNGLMVKEMATIWSCPWSAEVLQVVARQLGSAALAQGVVELSGQALLGLAKLDGASWIAAGAMQGLSAAYLTRVVGVSMADWMALNAGVAEPDLEELKRQAPLLVARAAEQERLNLAGFAQQAREWIQARNSCTTA; encoded by the coding sequence GTGCAGTTACCGGTGCAATTGATCCGCTCCCTGTCGCTGGGTGATGGAACCATGACATCCGGTTTGATCAGGCCTCTGCTGCTGTCGGTGGGCGTGATCGGAACCGGTCAGTGGCTTCTGGCGGACGTGTTGCACGTTCCAGGTGGTGGGTTGGGTATTGCTGTTGCTGCTGCAGGTCTTTGGTGGCTGTCCAGGCCCCCGCAGCAACCCAGCTTTCGCGAGCCGGCATCCCTGAAAGGTTGGATCCAGCGCTGTGAGGTGGTGTTGAAGCAATTCGCGGAGCTTGAGCTGGCGTTGGGACTGCAGGGATTGCGCTCTCCCCGTGAAATTGAGCTGCGACGAATCGAAGGTTTTGATGCGCCGCTCACGCTCGGTGTTGTGGCCACTGAGGGATCCGTAGTTCCCGCCACTGTCCAGTTGCAGCAGGCGTTGGCGGGAGTGAGCTCGCTCGATCTCTGTCTGGCCAACCCACTACCGGTGACCTCCTCGGCCTGGTGCTGGCCTGACGATCTTCAGGAGCTGGATGTGTTGTTGCATGTTCTTCCCCTGCCTCTGCGGGCTGCGGATTTGCTCTGGTTGGACCAGCTGCCTGCGGATCGTCCGGTTTGGCTTCTTCTGCAGTCGTCAGTCGACAGGTCTGCTGACGACCATCTGGAGGCTTTGCGCTGTCAATTGCCGGAGCGCTGGCATCCATGCCTGCTCCCTTGGTCCGGTGAAGTAATGGAGCTTCGTGGTGTGCTCCAGCCGGTCCGTCAACAGCTGATGCGTTCGGAACGGGTGCGACAGGCCACGCGTCAACGCCTGCTTAGCAACCTGCATCAGCGCTGGCAGGCTGATCTTGAAGCGCTGCGAAGGGAGAGATTCCGCCTGCTGCTGCAGCGCAGTCAGTGGATCGTGGCTGGGGTTGTCATCGCTTCACCTGTTCCCTCTGTTGATCTGTTGGCTGTTGCCGTGGGCAATGGACTGATGGTGAAGGAGATGGCAACGATCTGGAGCTGTCCCTGGAGTGCCGAGGTGCTCCAGGTTGTTGCCCGGCAGCTGGGTAGCGCCGCCCTGGCTCAGGGCGTTGTGGAATTGAGCGGTCAGGCGTTGCTCGGACTCGCCAAGCTTGATGGAGCCAGCTGGATTGCAGCAGGTGCCATGCAAGGGTTGAGCGCTGCTTACCTAACCAGGGTGGTGGGCGTTTCCATGGCCGACTGGATGGCGCTGAATGCGGGCGTTGCAGAGCCCGATCTGGAGGAGCTCAAGCGACAGGCACCACTCTTAGTGGCGCGTGCTGCAGAGCAGGAGCGCCTCAATCTCGCTGGGTTTGCTCAGCAGGCCCGTGAGTGGATCCAGGCACGCAACAGCTGCACAACTGCATGA
- a CDS encoding DUF1824 family protein, which translates to MKLSDLNRLRTAPVLSASEKALMAPELQEQMTLYRWFTAGIMALTADQAVQSLRQLEQYQAWPAHDLIADPKLDGPVYLKANQQTLTARLRIEHGLGEGILISGHGYDNTEPSVTWGPLPLDFFDSTS; encoded by the coding sequence ATGAAACTGAGTGACTTAAATCGATTAAGAACTGCGCCAGTTCTAAGTGCATCTGAAAAGGCCTTAATGGCACCCGAACTTCAGGAGCAGATGACTCTGTATCGATGGTTCACCGCTGGAATCATGGCGTTAACGGCTGATCAGGCTGTTCAATCACTTCGCCAGCTTGAGCAATATCAGGCCTGGCCCGCTCATGACCTAATTGCTGATCCAAAACTTGATGGACCGGTTTATCTCAAAGCCAACCAGCAGACATTGACCGCCAGATTGCGCATCGAGCATGGTCTTGGGGAAGGAATCCTGATCAGCGGTCATGGCTATGACAACACTGAGCCAAGCGTGACCTGGGGACCGCTGCCCCTCGATTTCTTCGATTCGACGAGCTGA
- a CDS encoding glucokinase — translation MAAKTYLAGDLGGTKTLLSIYREVDGQLKKEHSRRYKSADWHDLESMLKHFLDQTPAELPRPTTSCIAVAGPVHQGSAKLTNLPWQMSQTSLCAATGLQDLELVNDFAVLVHGLSHFSHEQQVVLQTGRDRSTPAPAGAENGPVAILGAGTGLGMARGLPTPNGWLALPSEGGHREFAPRTEAEWELAQWLKQDLGLPRLSIERIVSGTGLGHVMNWLLHRQTGIQHCLMAHAHAWRTLSADQPGYQDLPFFTGKAAADGDHLASEALKLWLGAYGSVAGDLALQELCIGGLWIGGGTAQKNLVGLSSKQFLEPMRSKGRFRSLIEGLTIRAVIDPEAGLFSAACRARHLLESGGTLA, via the coding sequence ATGGCAGCCAAGACCTACCTGGCAGGCGATCTTGGAGGCACAAAGACACTCCTCAGCATCTACAGGGAGGTTGATGGGCAGCTGAAGAAAGAGCACAGCCGCCGCTACAAATCAGCCGATTGGCACGATCTCGAGTCGATGCTCAAGCATTTTCTAGATCAAACACCTGCCGAGCTTCCAAGACCAACCACGAGTTGTATTGCCGTTGCCGGGCCTGTGCATCAGGGCAGCGCAAAGCTCACCAATCTGCCCTGGCAGATGAGCCAGACATCTCTATGCGCTGCAACGGGGTTGCAAGATCTGGAACTGGTCAATGACTTCGCTGTACTGGTGCATGGGCTTTCCCATTTCAGTCACGAACAGCAGGTGGTGCTGCAGACTGGACGGGACCGCTCAACTCCCGCACCTGCCGGAGCCGAAAACGGACCTGTGGCCATTCTCGGTGCGGGAACCGGCCTCGGCATGGCGCGCGGACTGCCCACGCCAAACGGTTGGCTTGCCTTACCCAGTGAAGGCGGGCATCGGGAATTTGCACCGCGAACCGAGGCGGAATGGGAATTAGCTCAGTGGCTTAAACAGGACCTTGGACTGCCACGTTTGTCCATCGAGCGGATAGTCAGTGGCACAGGGCTTGGGCATGTGATGAATTGGCTGCTTCATCGTCAGACGGGGATCCAGCATTGTCTGATGGCTCACGCCCACGCCTGGCGCACCCTGTCTGCCGATCAACCGGGCTATCAAGATCTCCCGTTCTTCACAGGCAAAGCAGCCGCAGACGGTGATCACTTAGCTAGCGAAGCACTGAAACTCTGGCTTGGAGCCTATGGATCCGTCGCTGGAGACCTGGCACTCCAGGAGCTCTGCATCGGAGGGCTCTGGATCGGAGGAGGAACGGCCCAGAAGAACCTGGTTGGCCTTAGCTCCAAGCAGTTTCTGGAGCCAATGCGTTCCAAAGGACGGTTTCGTTCTCTGATCGAGGGTTTGACCATCCGTGCGGTGATTGATCCGGAGGCCGGATTGTTTAGCGCTGCTTGCCGTGCACGTCATCTCTTGGAGTCGGGTGGGACACTGGCCTGA
- a CDS encoding glycoside hydrolase family 104 protein — protein MLHRFTQRIHPLAQAAPKAIGLGSIGMGLALSLGQSLQAERSSERNQQNRMVAEALKPQRSANTTADNISAATVSSQSASHYAITPERRALLNTIRFAEGTWKDGKDLGYRILYGGGQFQDLSRHPERVVVKRYSSAAAGAYQFLPTTWHEVAHRLDLPSFAPEHQDQAALHLVKKRGALQEIDRNGLTKAAMNRLAPEWASFPTHAGQSAYGQPVKSHAELVAFYVSNLSQLRQGA, from the coding sequence TTGCTGCATCGATTCACCCAACGGATTCACCCCCTTGCCCAGGCCGCGCCAAAAGCCATCGGTCTTGGCTCAATCGGAATGGGGCTGGCGCTTTCCCTGGGACAGAGCCTGCAGGCTGAGCGCTCCAGCGAACGCAATCAGCAGAACCGCATGGTTGCTGAAGCCCTAAAGCCGCAACGATCCGCGAATACCACAGCTGACAACATCAGCGCGGCGACCGTCTCCAGCCAATCGGCATCGCATTACGCAATCACCCCTGAACGTCGCGCACTGCTCAATACCATTCGCTTTGCTGAAGGCACCTGGAAGGACGGCAAGGATCTTGGCTACCGCATCCTGTATGGAGGAGGCCAGTTTCAGGATCTCTCTCGCCATCCGGAACGTGTGGTCGTCAAGAGATATTCCAGTGCCGCAGCAGGGGCTTATCAATTCCTGCCAACCACCTGGCATGAAGTAGCCCATCGGCTTGACCTGCCCAGCTTCGCGCCTGAGCACCAGGACCAGGCAGCACTGCATCTCGTTAAAAAGCGTGGCGCCTTGCAGGAGATTGATCGAAATGGCCTCACCAAAGCAGCAATGAACCGGCTCGCACCGGAATGGGCTTCCTTTCCAACCCATGCCGGCCAAAGCGCTTACGGACAACCCGTCAAAAGCCATGCCGAACTTGTGGCCTTCTACGTAAGCAATCTGAGCCAGCTGCGACAGGGTGCCTAA
- the thrS gene encoding threonine--tRNA ligase: MPVVTLPNGTTKSFDGPVTIADVAASIGPGLAKAAVAGVVDGESLDMAMPIEKDVDLRLLTAKDAEGIDIIRHSFAHLVGHAVKQLYPEAQMAIGPVIKDGFYYDIAYDKPFTPEDLEAIEQRMKELIAKDYEVNVEVVNRNQAKQAFKSREEPYKLEIVEEIPDGETIKLYHHEEYTDMCRGPHVPNTSHLRHFKLMKVSGAYWRGDSNNQMLQRIYGTAWSTEKELKSHLKKLEEAEKRDHRRLGRQLSLFHIQDNAPGMVFWHPPGWAIYQKLQQYIRRRLREAGYQEISTPQIVDRTLWEKSGHWDKFKEDMFTTSSENRDYAVKPMNCPCHVQIFNQGLRSYKDLPVRLSEFGSCHRNEPSGTLHGLMRVRNFVQDDGHIFCSEDQVQSEVSNFIDLVFDVYKTLGFDTISIKLSTRPEKRVGSDEVWDKSEKALQDALENKNLEWELYPGEGAFYGPKIEFSLQDCLGRVWQCGTIQVDFSMPDRLDASFIGEDGSRHTPVMLHRAVLGSFERFIGILIENYAGEFPFWLAPEQIRILPVSDDARNFSKTVQKKLLNQGISATVDESGERLGKLIRNGEKAKIPVLAVIGAKETENNTVSLRSRKNGDLGEISINELIDYCNQANNNKSEDPLATAVHS, translated from the coding sequence ATGCCCGTCGTCACTCTTCCAAACGGAACCACCAAAAGTTTTGACGGGCCAGTCACCATCGCAGACGTAGCAGCGTCAATCGGACCTGGCCTGGCTAAGGCAGCTGTCGCAGGAGTGGTCGATGGTGAATCCTTGGACATGGCTATGCCAATCGAGAAGGATGTCGACTTACGTCTCTTAACAGCAAAAGATGCCGAAGGAATTGACATCATAAGACACTCATTTGCCCACCTCGTAGGGCATGCAGTGAAACAGCTCTACCCAGAAGCTCAGATGGCCATCGGACCTGTCATTAAAGACGGATTTTATTACGATATTGCTTATGACAAACCCTTCACTCCGGAAGACTTAGAAGCCATAGAACAGCGAATGAAAGAGCTGATTGCAAAAGACTACGAAGTCAATGTTGAGGTCGTGAATCGCAATCAGGCAAAACAAGCATTTAAATCCAGAGAAGAGCCCTACAAACTGGAAATTGTTGAAGAAATACCCGACGGCGAAACAATCAAGCTCTATCACCATGAGGAATACACAGACATGTGCCGTGGGCCACATGTCCCTAATACAAGTCACTTACGACATTTCAAGTTAATGAAAGTGTCTGGAGCTTATTGGAGAGGTGATTCCAACAACCAAATGCTGCAAAGAATCTATGGAACAGCCTGGAGTACAGAAAAAGAACTTAAATCGCACTTAAAAAAACTCGAAGAGGCCGAAAAAAGAGATCACCGACGTCTTGGCCGCCAGCTTTCACTGTTTCATATTCAGGACAATGCACCTGGCATGGTGTTTTGGCACCCACCAGGATGGGCAATCTATCAAAAGCTCCAGCAATATATACGTAGACGGCTGAGGGAAGCTGGCTACCAAGAAATCAGTACTCCTCAGATTGTTGATAGAACCTTGTGGGAAAAATCGGGACATTGGGACAAGTTTAAAGAAGACATGTTTACAACCTCATCTGAAAACAGAGACTACGCGGTCAAACCTATGAACTGCCCGTGCCACGTTCAAATTTTCAACCAGGGATTGCGTAGTTATAAAGACTTACCAGTCAGACTTTCAGAATTTGGCTCATGCCACAGAAACGAGCCATCAGGAACATTGCATGGACTGATGAGAGTCAGAAATTTTGTTCAAGATGACGGGCATATCTTCTGCTCAGAAGATCAAGTTCAGTCCGAAGTATCAAACTTCATCGATCTCGTCTTTGACGTCTACAAAACACTTGGGTTTGACACAATTTCAATCAAATTATCAACACGTCCCGAAAAGAGAGTGGGTAGCGATGAAGTTTGGGATAAATCCGAAAAGGCACTACAGGATGCCCTAGAAAACAAAAATTTGGAGTGGGAGTTATATCCAGGGGAAGGAGCTTTCTATGGCCCCAAAATTGAATTTTCTTTGCAGGACTGCTTGGGCAGGGTGTGGCAATGCGGAACAATCCAGGTTGACTTCTCAATGCCTGACCGTCTGGATGCAAGCTTCATTGGGGAAGATGGATCTCGACATACACCTGTGATGCTTCATAGAGCAGTTTTAGGTAGTTTTGAACGCTTCATCGGCATTCTGATTGAAAATTATGCTGGTGAATTCCCGTTCTGGCTTGCACCCGAACAAATCAGAATCCTTCCAGTGAGTGATGACGCAAGAAACTTCTCCAAAACAGTCCAGAAGAAGTTACTGAATCAAGGTATTTCCGCCACGGTTGACGAATCTGGTGAGCGCCTTGGCAAACTAATCCGCAACGGAGAAAAAGCCAAGATCCCAGTACTGGCTGTTATCGGAGCTAAAGAGACTGAAAACAACACTGTCAGCCTTCGAAGCAGAAAAAATGGAGATCTCGGGGAAATATCAATCAACGAATTGATTGATTATTGCAATCAAGCTAACAACAATAAATCAGAAGACCCTCTTGCAACAGCAGTGCACTCATGA
- the psbA gene encoding photosystem II q(b) protein, producing the protein MATAIRSGRRGSWENFCQWVTDTNNRIYVGWFGVLMIPCLLAATVCFIIAFIAAPAVDIDGIREPVAGSLIYGNNIISGAVVPSSNAIGLHFYPIWEAASLDEWLYNGGPYQLVVFHFLIGIFCYMGREWELSYRLGMRPWICVAYSAPVAAASAVFLVYPFGQGSFSDGMPLGISGTFNFMLVFQAEHNILMHPFHMLGVAGVFGGSLFSAMHGSLVTSSLVRETTENDSLNYGYKFGQEEETYNIVAAHGYFGRLIFQYASFNNSRSLHFFLAAWPVVGIWFTALGVSTMAFNLNGFNFNQSILDGQGRVLNTWADVLNRANLGMEVMHERNAHNFPLDLAAAESTPVALQAPAIG; encoded by the coding sequence ATGGCTACTGCAATCCGCAGCGGTCGCCGCGGCAGTTGGGAAAATTTCTGTCAGTGGGTCACCGACACCAATAACCGCATTTATGTGGGTTGGTTCGGTGTGCTGATGATTCCCTGTCTGCTTGCAGCCACCGTTTGCTTCATTATTGCCTTCATCGCCGCTCCCGCGGTCGACATCGACGGCATCCGTGAGCCCGTTGCTGGCTCCCTGATCTACGGCAACAACATCATCTCTGGTGCTGTTGTGCCCTCCTCGAATGCCATCGGCCTTCACTTCTATCCCATCTGGGAAGCTGCTTCTCTCGACGAGTGGCTGTACAACGGCGGTCCTTACCAGCTGGTTGTCTTCCACTTCCTGATCGGCATCTTCTGCTACATGGGTCGCGAGTGGGAACTCTCCTACCGCCTCGGCATGCGCCCCTGGATCTGCGTTGCTTACAGCGCACCTGTGGCTGCTGCCTCCGCCGTGTTCCTGGTTTACCCCTTCGGTCAGGGTTCCTTCTCTGACGGCATGCCCCTGGGCATCTCCGGCACCTTCAACTTCATGTTGGTGTTCCAGGCCGAGCACAACATCCTGATGCACCCCTTCCACATGCTTGGTGTGGCTGGCGTCTTCGGTGGTTCACTGTTCTCCGCCATGCACGGTTCACTGGTGACCTCCTCCTTGGTCCGCGAGACCACCGAAAACGATTCACTGAACTACGGCTACAAGTTCGGCCAAGAGGAAGAGACCTACAACATCGTGGCTGCCCACGGTTACTTCGGTCGCCTGATCTTCCAATACGCCTCCTTCAACAACAGCCGTAGCCTGCACTTCTTCCTGGCTGCCTGGCCCGTTGTCGGCATCTGGTTCACCGCCCTGGGCGTGTCAACCATGGCCTTCAACCTGAACGGTTTCAACTTCAACCAGTCCATCCTTGATGGTCAGGGCCGTGTCCTGAACACCTGGGCTGATGTGCTGAACCGCGCCAACCTTGGCATGGAAGTGATGCACGAGCGCAACGCTCACAACTTCCCCCTCGACCTGGCTGCTGCTGAGTCCACACCTGTGGCTCTGCAAGCTCCCGCCATCGGTTGA
- a CDS encoding NAD(P)H-quinone oxidoreductase subunit 4, with protein MDANLPLSAASDAGFPWLSLIVLLPAAAALLMPLLPGEDQNTSPIPRNLTIAVLLADLGLMIVAFSRHYDPLDSQLQLVERVNWVPAIGLEWSLGADGLSAPLVVLSGLVTLLTVAASWNITHKSRLYFALLLVQASAQALVFLSQDFLLFFLAWELELVPVYLLIAIWGGQNRQYAATKFILYTALASLLILISGLAIANSGDSFTLNMTEMAQRSPGGSFGLLCYLGFLVGFGVKLPIFPLHTWLPDAHGEANAPVSMLLAGVLLKMGGYALLRFNVQMLPEAHLVLAPALIILGIVNIVYGALNAFAQDNVKRRIACSSVSHMGFVLVGIGAVDALGLSGAMLQMISHGLIAAAMFFVTGCFYERTKTLSIPNMGGLAKALPITFAFFLASSLASLALPGMSGFISEITVFLGITSQDSFTTFFRVTTIVLAAIGLVLTPIYLLSMCRRVFFGPRIPALAFVKDMRPREAVIGLTLLVPTLVIGFWPRIAMDLYEASTDALASDLASHTVVAARALLPTG; from the coding sequence ATGGACGCCAACCTGCCGCTGTCGGCTGCGTCCGACGCAGGGTTCCCCTGGCTCTCGCTGATCGTGCTGCTTCCTGCAGCTGCAGCGCTGTTGATGCCGCTTCTCCCAGGAGAAGATCAGAACACTTCACCGATTCCACGCAATCTCACGATTGCCGTCCTGCTGGCTGATCTCGGTCTGATGATCGTTGCGTTCAGCCGTCACTACGACCCGCTGGACAGTCAGCTTCAGCTCGTGGAACGGGTCAATTGGGTGCCTGCGATCGGCCTGGAGTGGTCCCTTGGAGCCGACGGACTGTCAGCTCCACTCGTTGTGCTCAGCGGTCTGGTCACGCTGCTAACAGTGGCCGCCAGCTGGAACATCACGCATAAATCCAGGCTCTATTTCGCACTGCTGCTTGTGCAGGCCTCTGCTCAGGCCCTGGTGTTTCTGTCCCAGGACTTCCTGCTGTTCTTCCTTGCCTGGGAGCTGGAACTGGTGCCGGTTTACCTGCTGATTGCCATCTGGGGCGGTCAGAACCGTCAGTACGCAGCAACCAAATTCATTCTCTACACAGCTCTGGCATCTCTGTTGATCCTGATCAGTGGCCTGGCCATCGCCAATTCCGGAGACAGCTTCACACTCAACATGACGGAAATGGCCCAGCGCTCCCCCGGAGGCAGCTTCGGCCTGCTCTGCTACCTGGGCTTCCTGGTGGGATTCGGCGTGAAATTACCGATTTTCCCCCTGCATACCTGGCTTCCGGATGCCCACGGTGAAGCGAATGCTCCGGTCTCAATGCTGCTTGCAGGCGTTCTGCTCAAAATGGGCGGTTACGCGCTGCTGCGCTTCAACGTACAGATGCTGCCCGAAGCCCATCTGGTGCTGGCACCGGCTCTGATCATTCTCGGAATCGTCAACATCGTTTATGGCGCTCTCAACGCTTTCGCCCAGGACAACGTGAAGCGCAGAATCGCCTGCAGCTCAGTCAGTCATATGGGTTTTGTGCTGGTGGGCATCGGCGCCGTCGATGCGCTCGGCCTCAGCGGAGCCATGCTGCAGATGATCAGTCATGGTCTGATTGCTGCAGCGATGTTCTTCGTCACAGGCTGCTTCTACGAACGCACCAAGACTCTCTCCATCCCCAACATGGGAGGCCTGGCCAAAGCCCTACCGATCACATTCGCCTTTTTCCTTGCCAGCTCTTTAGCCTCACTGGCCCTACCGGGCATGAGCGGCTTCATCAGCGAAATCACAGTGTTCCTCGGCATCACCAGTCAGGACAGCTTCACCACCTTTTTCAGAGTCACGACCATCGTGCTGGCAGCTATCGGGCTTGTCCTCACGCCCATCTACCTGCTGTCGATGTGCCGGAGAGTGTTTTTCGGACCACGAATTCCCGCACTCGCTTTCGTGAAGGACATGCGCCCTCGCGAAGCGGTAATCGGACTCACCCTGCTTGTCCCCACACTGGTGATCGGATTCTGGCCTCGGATCGCCATGGATCTCTATGAGGCATCCACCGATGCCCTTGCCTCCGATCTGGCAAGTCACACGGTTGTTGCTGCCCGTGCCCTTCTCCCCACCGGCTGA
- the trpS gene encoding tryptophan--tRNA ligase, whose product MGLPRVLSGVQPTGALHLGNWLGAIRNWVDLQKDHDTFFCVVDLHAITVPHDPDRLAQDTLSTAALYLACGLDPDHSTVFVQSQVAAHSELCWLLNCVTPLNWLERMIQFKEKAVKQGDNVSVGLLDYPVLMAADILLYDADLVPVGEDQKQHLELARDIAQQRINARFGKVETPVLKVPKPLILKEGARVMSLTDGRSKMSKSDPNEGSRISLLDPPELIAKKIKRAKTDPERGLEFDNPDRPETDNLLGLYAILSGKGRDVVAQECIEMGWGQFKPLLAEATIAALEPIQERYHLLMDDRAQLEMVLQKGHERAGTVADCTVRRTREAMGFLSAS is encoded by the coding sequence ATGGGGCTGCCTCGTGTTCTTTCGGGCGTCCAGCCGACGGGCGCCCTTCATCTGGGCAACTGGCTGGGAGCGATCCGCAATTGGGTTGATCTTCAGAAGGATCACGACACTTTTTTCTGTGTCGTCGACCTGCATGCCATCACGGTTCCCCATGATCCGGATCGATTAGCCCAGGACACCCTCAGCACGGCAGCGCTTTATCTGGCCTGCGGCCTGGATCCCGATCACTCAACTGTTTTTGTTCAGAGCCAGGTGGCCGCCCACAGCGAGCTCTGCTGGCTACTGAACTGCGTCACTCCTCTGAATTGGCTGGAAAGGATGATCCAGTTCAAAGAAAAGGCGGTCAAACAAGGCGACAACGTGTCTGTGGGTCTGCTCGACTACCCCGTGCTGATGGCAGCGGACATCCTTTTATATGACGCTGATCTGGTTCCAGTCGGTGAAGACCAGAAGCAGCACCTTGAACTGGCTCGTGACATCGCTCAACAGCGCATCAATGCCCGGTTCGGCAAGGTTGAGACCCCCGTGCTCAAGGTTCCCAAACCACTCATCCTCAAGGAGGGCGCCAGGGTGATGAGCCTGACGGATGGCCGCAGCAAGATGAGCAAGAGCGATCCCAATGAGGGAAGCCGCATCTCTCTGCTTGACCCACCAGAACTGATTGCCAAGAAAATTAAGCGGGCCAAGACAGACCCTGAGCGTGGCCTGGAATTTGACAATCCCGATCGTCCCGAGACCGACAACCTGCTGGGGCTCTACGCCATTCTCAGCGGCAAAGGACGAGACGTCGTGGCCCAGGAGTGCATCGAGATGGGCTGGGGCCAGTTCAAACCCCTGCTGGCGGAAGCCACGATTGCTGCTCTCGAGCCAATTCAGGAGCGCTACCACCTGCTGATGGACGACCGCGCTCAACTGGAGATGGTCCTGCAGAAGGGACACGAGCGGGCGGGCACCGTTGCTGACTGCACTGTCAGAAGGACGCGGGAAGCCATGGGGTTCCTCAGCGCCAGCTAA
- a CDS encoding DUF2605 domain-containing protein produces MSSDVEGGDLLRSLLASLLADFDHWFTRGQAILEHCPDSVLSSADRLELAERLADGKRSIAATRSLLQASSEPVAVSMKAMAPWHQLVMEVCALSARVSRSSG; encoded by the coding sequence TTGTCCTCTGATGTTGAAGGTGGTGACTTGCTGAGATCACTCCTCGCTTCGTTACTTGCTGATTTCGACCACTGGTTTACCAGGGGTCAGGCAATACTTGAGCATTGTCCTGACAGTGTTCTTTCCTCAGCTGATCGATTGGAGTTGGCCGAACGTCTTGCTGACGGAAAGCGTTCGATCGCAGCCACGCGCTCTCTGCTGCAAGCCTCATCTGAGCCTGTCGCCGTTTCGATGAAAGCGATGGCTCCCTGGCATCAGCTGGTGATGGAGGTCTGTGCTCTTTCGGCGCGTGTTTCGCGTTCCTCTGGATGA
- the thrB gene encoding homoserine kinase, with amino-acid sequence MAQPRIGQTVVVDVPATTANIGPGFDCLGAALDLNNRFTMRRIEGHGERFELIIEGQEGSHLRGGAENLVYRAAQRVWKAAGEEPFALEARVRLAVPPARGLGSSATAIVAGLVGANALVGEPLSREKLLELAIDIEGHPDNVVPSLLGGLCMTAKAASQRWRVVRCEWMNSVKAVVAIPAIRLSTSEARRAMPKAVPVSDAVVNLGALTLLLQGLRTGNGDLISDGMHDRLHEPYRWRLIKGGQEVKEAALAAGAWGCAISGAGPSILALCCEEHGAAVSQAMVKAWESVGVASRAPLLSLQTAGSHWQPKDAG; translated from the coding sequence ATGGCGCAGCCGCGCATAGGCCAGACCGTGGTGGTGGATGTACCAGCCACCACCGCCAACATCGGGCCAGGCTTTGACTGCCTTGGCGCCGCACTGGATCTCAACAATCGCTTCACGATGCGACGCATCGAAGGCCATGGAGAGCGTTTTGAGCTGATTATCGAAGGGCAAGAGGGATCACACCTGCGAGGAGGTGCTGAAAATCTCGTGTACAGAGCCGCTCAACGCGTCTGGAAAGCGGCTGGAGAAGAACCATTTGCCCTTGAAGCAAGGGTACGTCTTGCCGTGCCTCCTGCAAGAGGACTGGGCAGCAGCGCCACGGCAATCGTGGCAGGGCTTGTAGGAGCCAACGCACTCGTTGGAGAGCCTCTGAGTCGGGAGAAACTGCTGGAGCTTGCGATCGATATCGAAGGGCATCCCGACAATGTTGTGCCCTCGCTGCTGGGCGGCCTCTGCATGACGGCCAAGGCCGCCTCACAACGCTGGAGGGTTGTGCGCTGCGAATGGATGAATAGCGTTAAGGCTGTTGTAGCGATTCCAGCGATACGGCTGAGCACTAGTGAAGCCCGTCGCGCCATGCCCAAGGCTGTTCCAGTGAGCGATGCAGTGGTCAATCTGGGTGCACTGACTCTGCTGCTCCAGGGTTTGCGCACCGGGAACGGCGACCTGATCTCGGATGGGATGCACGACAGGCTGCATGAGCCCTATCGCTGGCGATTGATCAAGGGCGGACAGGAGGTCAAAGAAGCCGCTCTGGCGGCAGGAGCCTGGGGATGCGCCATCAGTGGAGCCGGTCCAAGCATTCTGGCCCTCTGCTGCGAAGAGCATGGTGCCGCCGTGAGCCAGGCGATGGTGAAAGCATGGGAGTCCGTGGGTGTTGCCAGTCGCGCACCGCTGCTCAGCCTTCAAACAGCAGGCAGTCACTGGCAGCCCAAGGATGCAGGCTGA